One part of the Solanum dulcamara chromosome 3, daSolDulc1.2, whole genome shotgun sequence genome encodes these proteins:
- the LOC129882721 gene encoding 60S ribosomal protein L23, with protein MSKRGRGGSAGNKFRMSLGLPVAATVNCADNTGAKNLYIISVKGIKGRLNRLPSACVGDMVMATVKKGKPDLRKKVMPAVIVRQRKPWRRKDGVFMYFEDNAGVIVNPKGEMKGSAITGPIGKECADLWPRIASAANAIV; from the exons ATGTCGAAACGAG GACGAGGAGGTTCCGCCGGGAACAAGTTCAGAATGTCACTGGGTCTACCGGTGGCGGCGACTGTCAACTGCGCCGATAACACTGGTGCTAAGAACCTGTACATCATTTCCGTGAAAGGGATCAAGGGAAGGCTTAATAGGTTGCCTTCAGCTTGTGTTGGAGATATGGTGATGGCTACTGTCAAGAAGGGTAAGCCAGATCTCAGGAAGAAGGTTATGCCTGCTGTCATTGTTCGTCAGCGCAAGCCATGGCGCCGAAAGGACGGTGTTTTCATGTACTTTGAAG ATAATGCTGGTGTGATTGTGAACCCCAAGGGTGAAATGAAAG GGTCTGCCATCACTGGTCCAATTGGGAAAGAATGTGCTGATCTGTGGCCTAGGATTGCATCTGCTGCCAATGCTATTGTGTAG